The following proteins come from a genomic window of Aspergillus luchuensis IFO 4308 DNA, chromosome 3, nearly complete sequence:
- a CDS encoding putative quinate pathway repressor protein QutR (COG:E;~EggNog:ENOG410PKBA;~InterPro:IPR001381,IPR006151,IPR027417,IPR036291, IPR013708,IPR041121,IPR013785,IPR031322;~PFAM:PF01202,PF08501,PF01487,PF18317;~go_function: GO:0003824 - catalytic activity [Evidence IEA];~go_function: GO:0003855 - 3-dehydroquinate dehydratase activity [Evidence IEA];~go_function: GO:0004764 - shikimate 3-dehydrogenase (NADP+) activity [Evidence IEA];~go_process: GO:0055114 - oxidation-reduction process [Evidence IEA]) — translation MSILVNPPKRKLDELEGPVEQQNSRRLSHLPFTSNTPHAVDPTPGNDAPPHPRVNSAPQTEHSEASPWLNASLRELNSNRQSPVSFDGPFQAQRKFAPNASIVLTGIRGTGKSSLAVILAATSGRRLIDADRYFQQVTGRTRASYKKEFDLVEYRQQEARVMESMLSENQEGCVIACGPGSMERSGQTLLREYAKTHPVIYVLRDPESIQSYLKAWNTDKVRRFLELSGPIYRACSNLEFFNVSEKGIADHPLPKDGHQDSPLESELDQRVQAITPFLTLKQLQRDFLCFIAFATGDTTDLSRHNSSFPLSMQPVESRTYTYAVTVPISSMLERDLDIEELESTSDAFELKLDVAEPPSSHLGLDSSFADTISRAVANVRRNTVVPLIYNVESNVCRYGLSAEHKDPSRRSDAEYLKLVQHGLRLAPEFVTVDMSYDDKVLSQVIACKGSSKVIGHFAAVQPPARGWDDAQYMDLYERAKRLGCDMVRLTQPAVTIDDNFAVQRFRDYIKSLPAPQLPVIAYNTGPLGRLSCCFNPTLTPVTHPSMVAETQSKGLPCITLREAQEALYASFTLDPLNFFVFGANITYSLSPAMHNAAYKRCGMPHHYKLHQSSSLRGLNELVENPHFGGTSVSLPFKTEAIPLLHSMSPHARAIGAVNTLIPIRRLGDKALDADNSSLYMEKSRAGPIKALHGDNTDWIGIGNCFRRGLSPANAIRPSSTGLVIGAGGMARAAIYSMIHLGVQNIFVYNRTIANAEKLAYHYNRQNLPSPGQAGSAARPQVHVLRTLQDSWPANYKQPTVICSCIPTHSIGGQPAPNFEMPVQWLESPTGGVVVELAYKTLNTPLMKQIRALSHRGWVALDGLDVLPEQGFAQFELFTGRRAPRRLMRTVVLKEYEGEEGQYDEQAIQSRIESLDGQPT, via the exons ATGTCCATCCTCGTGAATCCACCCAAACGCAAGCTAGACGAGCTGGAAGGTCCGGTCGAGCAACAGAACAGCAGGCGCTTGTCGCATCTCCCTTTCACCTCCAATACACCCCATGCAGTAGACCCTACCCCCGGCAACGATgctcctccacatccccgtGTCAATTCCGCTCCTCAGACGGAACACTCAGAGGCGTCGCCATGGTTGAATGCTTCCTTGCGCGAGCTGAATTCCAATCGTCAGTCGCCAGTCTCCTTTGACGGGCCTTTCCAGGCTCAGAGGAAATTCGCTCCCAATGCGTCCATTGTGTTGACCGGAATCCGCGGCACGGGAAAGTCCAGTCTAGCGGTCATTCTGGCGGCCACCTCGGGTAGGCGACTGATCGATGCAGACCGGTATTTTCAGCAGGTGACCGGCCGTACACGCGCTTCTTACAAGAAGGAGTTTGATCTGGTCGAGTATCGTCAGCAGGAAGCCAGGGTGATGGAGTCCATGCTCTCCGAAAATCAAGAGGGCTGCGTCATCGCATGCGGGCCTGGGTCCATGGAGCGCAGCGGGCAGACGTTGTTGAGAGAGTACGCGAAGACCCATCCAGTTATCTACGTCCTCCGAGACCCCGAGAGCATCCAGTCTTATCTGAAAGCGTGGAACACAGACAAAGTTCGTCGTTTTCTGGAACTCTCGGGGCCCATCTATCGCGCATGTTCCAACCTCGAGTTCTTCAATGTCTCTGAGAAAGGCATCGCGGACCACCCACTTCCAAAAGACGGCCACCAGGACTCGCCATTGGAATCTGAGCTTGATCAGCGAGTACAAGCAATCACTCCTTTCCTGACCCTCAAACAACTACAGCGtgattttctttgtttcatTGCGTTCGCAACGGGCGACACCACGGACCTCAGCCGTCATAACTCATCGTTCCCTCTATCGATGCAACCAGTCGAATCACGCACCTACACCTATGCCGTGACCGTCCCTATCTCATCCATGTTAGAACGTGATCTGGACATCGAGGAGCTAGAGTCGACCTCCGATGCGTTCGAGCTGAAGCTGGATGTCGCCGAACCACCTTCCTCCCATCTCGGTCTGGACTCAAGTTTTGCCGATACTATTAGTCGGGCGGTAGCCAATGTCCGACGGAACACGGTCGTTCCATTAATATACAACGTGGAGAGTAATGTATGTCGTTATGGCTTGAGCGCAGAACACAAGGATCCCTCGCGGCGGTCGGATGCAGAGTACCTCAAATTAGTTCAGCACGGTCTACGATTAGCCCCGGAGTTTGTGACAGTAGACATGTCCTACGACGACAAGGTACTTTCACAGGTCATAGCCTGTAAAGGGTCGAGCAAAGTGATCGGGCACTTTGCTGCCGTGCAGCCACCGGCGCGGGGCTGGGATGACGCACAGTATATGGATCTCTACGAGCGAGCCAAAAGGTTAGGGTGCGACATGGTCCGGCTGACACAGCCGGCGGTGACAATTGACGACAATTTTGCCGTGCAACGTTTTCGCGACTACATCAAGTCCCTTCCTGCCCCGCAACTCCCTGTCATTGCGTACAATACAGGCCCATTGGGCCGGTTGTCATGCTGCTTCAACCCGACATTGACCCCTGTCACTCACCCATCAATGGTCGCCGAGACACAATCGAAAGGCTTGCCGTGTATCACCCTCCGTGAGGCACAGGAGGCGCTGTACGCCTCATTCACTTTGGACCCCTTAAACTTCTTTGTTTTCGGTGCCAACATCACCTACAGTCTGTCTCCTGCCATGCATAACGCCGCCTATAAGCGATGCGGAATGCCGCATCACTACAAACTTCACCAGTCGTCGTCTCTGCGAGGCCTCAATGAGTTGGTGGAGAACCCGCATTTTGGTGGCACCAGTGTCAGCCTGCCGTTCAAAACAGAAGCCATTCCGCTGCTGCATTCCATGTCTCCACATGCTCGAGCCATTGGCGCCGTGAACACGCTAATCCCTATTCGGAGGCTGGGAGACAAGGCCCTCGACGCCGATAACTCCTCCCTGTACATGGAGAAGAGTCGTGCAGGACCGATCAAGGCCTTGCATGGAGACAATACCGACTGGATCGGAATTGGAAATTGTTTCCGGAGAGGCTTGTCACCCGCAAATGCCATCCGCCCGTCATCTACTGGGCTAGTTATTGGCGCGGGTGGCATGGCCCGCGCAGCCATTTACTCCATGATACACCTGGGAGTGCAGAATATCTTCGTCTACAACCGGACCATAGCGAATGCCGAAAAGCTCGCCTACCACTATAATCGCCAGAACCTCCCTTCGCCAGGCCAGGCCGGGTCAGCGGCACGGCCTCAGGTGCACGTGCTGCGAACTCTACAGGACAGCTGGCCTGCCAACTACAAGCAGCCGACCGTCATCTGCTCATGTATCCCAACCCACAGCATCGGGGGGCAGCCGGCCCCAAACTTTGAGATGCCAGTGCAGTGGCTCGAAAGCCCAACGGGAGGCGTGGTCGTGGAG CTGGCGTATAAAACGCTCAATACCCCACTGATGAAACAAATCCGAGCACTTTCGCACCGTGGCTGGGTCGCTCTGGACGGACTAGATGTCCTCCCGGAGCAAGGTTTCGCCCAGTTCGAGCTATTTACAGGTCGCCGGGCGCCGCGACGGCTCATGCGGACCGTAGTCTTGAAGGAATACGagggcgaagaaggccaatACGACGAGCAGGCGATCCAAAGCCGGATTGAGAGTCTAGATGGACAACCCACCTGA